In Sesamum indicum cultivar Zhongzhi No. 13 linkage group LG8, S_indicum_v1.0, whole genome shotgun sequence, the sequence CACTTCATGTGGAGGTGGCAATATTATTACACCTGCCTCAGAAACTGGGTACATACAACAACATGAGAACCTAAATGGACAATAATCTCGAGTAACAATGATATATTACATTTGAAAACTGGTCCAAACCCAAAGTGGACTTCATACCAGCATCAGATACATCATGTTGTCCTGTTGCAACAGCTTCTGCAGCCTGGCTTAAAGCCCTTGCACAAGCTTCAGCAGATGCAATTCTATATGACTCATCGCCCACTTCCTGGTCTGCAGAATGAGATGTCACCAAAGCTCCTTTCCCATCTTTTACTTCTCTAAACTCACAAAGATTTTGCCCATCACCATCAGTTTTCGCATCAGCCCAGGTAACAGAACGTGTTGCTTTCTTCGAATCTGAAGTCTTCAAGGAAGACTTCAGGATAGTAGCACCAGATGCACATTCCTTTCCCAAGCGATGTCCATTTTCTTCCTTGGTGAGATCATTTTGGCTCGGACCAGCAGCAGCTTCTAGTATACTAAGCTTGTCATCTGTTTTAGTTACATGTTTATGTTTATCGGACTTCTTGGATTTTGTTTCCTGAACGTTTGGCAAAGGAGCATCTGGCTTTTCCATTTGGTTGCCTTGACTATTCACATCATTAATACTAACTTTTCCTTTTGATTCTTTATCCTTCACAAGGGGAACAGACTTTGAAATGCTGTACTCATCTTGAGTAATAATAGTACTTGTGAAGTTCAAGTCACTAGATAGAATGTCTGCAACATCAGGTGGATCATGCTTATATTCAGATTCTGTAACATGCACATCGACAGGGTGGTAAACCGACCAGAAACTGGTTTATCGTGAATGACATTTTAAAGATGACAAAGATATTGACaagaatacaaaataaaaagattacatCCAAGCACACAACTTACCAACTTGTTCCTGTCTTGCACCTTTCTTAAGATTACTTGATTGTTTGGGTTTCAAATTCCGCTCATTCCTTGGAACATATCCATCAATTGCATTTGAGGGACCAATCCACTCCTCCAAAGACACTTCCCCAGCTTCTGTATCTGTTTTCTCCTCAATCTTCAACTCAGACAATCCTAAATCTCCATTGCCCATATCAACAGCAGAGTCCAAACTTAACCCATCAAACAGCTTCAGAACTTCATTAAGTGTTGCTGGATTCAGAGATGAGGATCTCTCCTCCTGCAAACTTGCGGCAAATGCCCGGCTATTTATCAAACAACTACTCGAGCAGTACAAGTAAGTTTCTTGAAGGTCATAAACTTTATGCTCCTTTAATGAGATGCGATATCGCCCCTTCCGAGGTCTCTCAGAAGGTAAAGAGTTGCTACAGAGTGGGTAACCACACATGTTGATAATCGTGCGCTCGGTCACCACATCTTGGTAGTCACTCCTACATATCAATGAACCAGCAGCTGATAGCTGGTTCTCATTGTTGATTCCTTCAAGAAGAGAAAGTTGAAGCTTATGAACTGCATCCTTCACCGTCAATACCTCATCCTTCTTCATCTCCAAATTTGAGTTCCTGGGCCAAGCACTAAACaatgagtacaataatttCTCATCAAAGGAATCTTGAAAATATCATTTGATGATAGCATTTACCGAACTCAATTTGCATTTGGTAAAACAGAATTGCTGAGCAAACTGGACTTCTTACTCCACTACAATTGCCCAAATTTTAACGCATCAATTTCTCTACCATCACAGCATGAAAATTAACTCGTgacattaaataattacaacaaattacATCATAATTAAGTATTCAACAATTTACCAAAGTTTTaaaggaacaaaaaatacacacacaaagaaaaaagaataaataaaatgtggaacagtgatttttgacataaaagaaaagaaaaatgagggGAAAACAGAAGAGAATTAAAACAGCGTAGGCAACATACgggaagaaagaagagaagaatcCATTACCTGACGATGTTGAAGAAGATCGTCGCAACtggaagaagagagaagagtAGGGTTTTCTCGTTCAGTTTTcggcttttattttttttccttattattataaataaatcacaaatcatttttcttttgatataattaatttcaggGCTCGGCGCGGGCCTTTTATGCTTTACCCACACGCGCCATATCGCGTCTGGGCGCACCGGAAAAAGCGCCTATCGACCACCATTGCTGGTAAATGGCGTACTGTTCGCAAATATGCATTGAATATCCTCTGGATATAAAGCGCCAGGAGCAAAATGATCATAAGTTATTTCTGCATAGTTCGAAAAGATTGTGAGATTTAAGTTTAGGGATGGaaagtttattattaattatatattgatatgtgtaatttatttatttttattaatattatattttataaaatattaatttgtattgtcagatattaaattgaaatatttaaaacaattcaaatcatattttgccgatatatgaaacaaatattaataattatattgattaacCAGTAAAGAcgtaaaattcaataaaattcaatatattttgccGATATATTGATTAACAAATAAAGATACAAGCAAGCAAgagaatattgaaaataatttcaaatttttctctACTGAATTCAAGATGATCCACAACTTTCAACACAAAAGTAAAAGCCATCATCCACAAAttccataattaatttgtgattgtggtgctgaactcataaaataatattattgaagcATAAGTCAAACTTGACGGATGATTGAGGCATTGATTCAACTAGGCCTGTCAATTGGTAGGGCCTTGCCCTTCCCAGGCCCATAGGCTAAGAATACCCAATgcagtaaataatatataggtcAGACTCGGGTTTTTCAGGTCCACTCCGTACtgacccattttttttttcttttttaatatagtacattgtatatatctattggagacataaatattatctttccTTTTAATCTTTGCACAATTGTTTAAGCAACATGTGCAATTCAAACCAATTTGTTGAAACATCCCATTGAAATGTTACACTCAAATCCCAAAAATTTCATcctactattatttatttatataagtatcGCAACCCTACACTTTGAAAACGAAAAACATAGTTGACATAGTTTTGACAACAATAAACATCCATAATATGCTTTAAGGGGCCACCAACCCTATTTATTCCATCACCCATGCAGAACCAGAGACTcaactaaataataatgttttcaGAGTTTTGACAATTAACTTATGATATCCTTAAATCAATCCCGGGATAGTGTTGTTTCTTCAAATCGGTATTATATGACAATAGCCtcataaaatcaaatggaAGAAGACTGTAGCTGAGAcctaaagtgaaaaaaaaaagtatgttaCTTTTTCAAGGGCTAAACAAATAGttcacataaataataataactctAGAAACAAAAGATGATAAAGTCATCAATGAGGTACAAGTACACAGACCAACTCAATCTTATCATGGATAATctattgacaaataaatattccATTTTCACATGTGAGTTCTCACATGGTAGCAGACATTACAATGACTATTGGATGTGACTTTTCatgtgaatttatattttttagtaaatataatatcaatatatattttatttttatttaactataataattattattaaacaataaagtatgtgtttttgtctttttccaatatcaaaaaaaattaaatagtaaaataaaattttttaaatcccaaaaaaataaaatgtgtgtgtgtgtgggagagagagagactgaaaaagaaagggaGAACTGAGGAGAATGTGTGAATGAATGAATGTGGATATATTtgtcttataatatattaacttTATATACGTAATAAGatcatataaaaaagttaacttcctaattttttttaaagagtttataaatttcaaaatatcttattttaaaattttataattttttaaaaaaatttatcaaatactttattaaaatttgtaaactctctaatatcttataaaatattttaaaaagtttataatttagCAAAATATCCTCTTAAttggatattaaaattttcctgtaattggaaaaaggaaaaagaaagaaaaatgaaggttagagagagaaaggtcAGGTATCCaacaagagaaagagagagagatcgaACAGGCCTTACAAGCTGAGACACGTGGATTCCGTAATTTGGCCGAACATAAAGGGCAATTCAAGTAATTATGCAAACCTATATCACGCCAGACCCCAGAAATATCTGAATCTCCCCTTTCTTATCGAAAggaaaaaagggaagaaaaatgGGGGAAAAAATCAATGTGATCTATCATTAATCACTTTACTAAATTAGGTTTTAGCATAATTAACCTCGCAATTAAGCTTTCCTAGCTGATCGATCTTCGCTGAAAGGACTTGAGTGTTGTAAGTTTTGATTCATCTCCTTTCtgctttccctttttttttttttaagttctaAATTAAGGGCTCTTTATGTTGTGGTTCATCGGAAGTCAAAGTGGAATTGCTTcaatctctctttttttttttttccttttttggatAAGAAATGTTGGTAATCCTGGAAACTTCATCTAGTAAAGGAAAAGCAGTCTGATTTgagttttattcatttatttgttttttttcattgtttgagtgtatttttttaacttttctttGGCTACtgatttgtgttgtaaattattgtattttagaTTCTCAGTAAAAGTGGTTGCTGCTAAGTTAAAGTATGATGTTTTCATGTGAATCGGTGCTCTAATAGTTATAATTCTTAGTTAGCTGTAGAAATTTATAGGTGAACGGAGCTTCTCAGTTGTGTAATTCTGCTAGATATTTTCTGACCAGAAAGATGTTTAATTCAGGTGGACCTCAATTTTCGAGGGATAGAACTGGAGAGTACTGATGAAAcatgtttcttgttttctgaCAGCTTAATTTGCTGATCAGTGATTTCAGTTTCCACGATAACAAGACCACAAGGGgtctatatttttgttattttcaatGGCTGATCACCGAAATGTCAAAGGTAACACTAATAATGCCAAGGCGTCAGGAAGTGCGGCCAATTCTTACACAATCAATCTTGAAAACTTCAGCAAACGGTTAAAGATGTTGTACTCGCACTGGAGTGAGTTCAAGAATGACCTATGGGCTGGTTCTGAGGTTCTTGCGGTAGCAACTCCTCCACCATCAGAGGATCTGCGGTACCTGAAGTCATCGGCCTTGAATATATGGTTGATTGGTTACGAGTTTCCAGACACAATTATGGTGTTCATGCAGAAAGAGATCCATTTTGTCTGTAGCCAAAAGAAGGTGTCATTACTAGAAGTTGTGAAAAAACCTGCCAAAGATGCCGTAGGAGTGGAAATCACAATGCATGTGAAAGCCAAAAATGATAATGGGACAGCGTTAATGGATAGTATATTTAAAGCTGTCCGTGCAGAGTCACGGTTGAATGGCCATGATACCCCTGTTTTTGGATACATAGCTAGAGAGGCTCCTGAAGGTAATCTTCTTGAGCTGTGGGATGAGAAGCTGAAGagtgaaaattttcatcttgCTGATGTGACTAATGGGTTCTCGGACCTGTTTGCTGTGAAAGATACTGCTGAGATTACGAATGTGAAGAAGGCTGCTTACTTGACTTCATCagttatgaaatattttgtggtGCCGAAGCTGGAAAAGATTATTGATGAAGAGAAGAAGGTATCTCATTCTTCCTTAATGGATGACACAGAAAAGGTCATACTTGAACCTGCAAAGATAAAGGTGAAGCTGAAAGCTGACAATGTTGATATCTGCTACCCACCAATTTTTCAGAGTGGAGGAGTATTTGATCTGAAACCAAGTGCATCAAGCAATGATGACAATCTATTCTATGATTCAACAAGCGTGATCATATGTGCCATAGGATCTCGTTACAACAGCTACTGCTCAAATGTAGCTAGGACATTTCTGATTGATGCCAACTCATTGCAGAGCAAGGCCTATGAAGTCCTCCTGAAGGCCCATGATGCAGCAATTGCTACCTTGAAGCCAGGAAATAAGGCTGGTGATGTCTATCTAGCAGCCCTCTCAGTAGTTGAAAAGGAGGCACCTGAATTGGCTCCCAACTTAACCAAATCTGCAGGAACTGGAATTGGCCTTGAATTCCGTGAGTCAGGCCTCAGTCTAAATGGCAAAAATGACAGGATACTGAAGACTGGCATGGTCTTCAACGTGTCTCTTGGGTTTCAGAATTTGCAAACTGAGACAAAGAATCCAAAAACACAAAAGTTCTCTGTTTTGCTTGCTGACACGGTTATCATTGGTGAAAGTGCTCCGGAAGTGGTGACTTCTACAAGTTCAAAAGCTGTGAAGGATGTGGCATATTCATTTAACGaagatggagaagaagaagagcctCCAAAAGTCAAATCTACACCTAATGTTTCTGATACATTCTCATCCAAGGCAAATCTCAGATCTGTCAACCATGAGATGTCAAAGGAGGAGTTAAGGAGGCAGCACCAGGCAGCACTGGCTCGCCGGAAGAATGAAGAAACTGCAAGGAGACTTGCTGGTGGTGGTTCTGAAGGGTCAAATAACGGTCCTGTAAAACCCTCAGGTGAGCTGATTGCATATAAGAATGTCAATGATTTACCTCCTCCGAGGGATTTTATGATTCAGGTTGACCAGAAGAATGAGGCCATCCTGTTGCCCATCTATGGAAAGATGGTGCCTTTCCACATTGCCACTGTGAAGACTGTGTCCAGTCAGCAGGATACCAGTCGTACATGCTATATTCGGATTATCTTTAATGTGCCTGGCGCCCCTTTTAGTCAACATGACCCAAACTTGCAGAAGTTTCATGATTCTATTTATGTTAAAGAAGTTTCATTCCACTCCAAGGACCCAAGGCATATTAGTGAAGttgttcaattaattaagaccCTTCGCAGGCAGGTCGCATCCCGTGAGTCAGAGAAGGCTGAGAGAGCAACTTTGGTTACACAAGAAAAACTCCAACTTGCTGGAGCAAAGTTTAAGCCAATTAGGTTATCAGACTTGTGGATCCGTCCAGTATTTGGTGGCCGTGGAAGAAAGCTCAGTGGTACCTTAGAGGCTCATACAAATGGGTTCCGTTATGCAACATCAAGACAGGATGAACGGGTGGATATCATGTTTGCAAACGTCAAACATGCATTCTTCCAGCCAGCAGAGAAGGAAATGATCACTCTCTTGCATTTCCATCTGCACAACCACATAATGGTTGGAAACAAGAAAACCAAGGATGTTCAGTTTTATGTTGAAGTCATGGATGTGGTACAGACAATTGGAGGTGGAAAGAGGTCTGCCTATGACCCCGACGAGATTGAAGAGGAGCAGCGCGAAAGAGATAGAAAGAACAAGATTAGCTTGGATTTTCAGAACTTTGTGAACAGAGTGAATGATCTTTGGGGACAACCTCAATTTAAACCACTGGATTTGGAGTTTGATCAGCCACTGAGAGAACTTGGCTTCCATGGGGTGCCACACAAATCATCTGCATTCATAGTCCCAACATCGAGCTGCCTTGTTGAGCTCATAGAGACACCCTTTGTGGTAATTACTTTGAGTGAGATTGAAATAGTTAATTTGGAGAGAGTTGGTCTTGGTCAGAAGAATTTTGACATGACTATTGTATTTAAGGACTTCAAGAGAGATGTAATGCGGATTGATTCAATCCCTACATCATCGCTAGATGGCATCAAGGAGTGGCTTGATACAACAGATCTCAAGTATTACGAGAGTAGGCTAAATCTTAACTGGAGGCAGATATTAAAAACAATCACCGATGACCCCGAGCAATTCATAGAGGATGGTGGATGGGAATTTTTGAACTTGGAGGCCAGTGATTCAGATTCTGAGAATTCTCAGGAGTCAGATCAAGGATACGTTCCTTCAGATGTACAATCTGACTCCGGCTCagatgatgaggatgatgacAGTGAGTCACTAGTGGAGTCGGAGGATGATGAGGAAGATGATTCTGATGAAGATTCTGAAGAAGATGAAGGGAAAACCTGGGAGGAGTTGGAGAGAGAAGCTAGTAATGCAGATAGAGAGAAGGGAAATGAATCAGATAGTGAGGAGGacagaaaaagaaggaaaatgaaGGCATTGGGGAAATCTCGGCCACCAGAAAGGAGACCTGGAGGCAGCCTTCCTAAGAAGGCCAGATTTAGGTAAAAGAACGACAGAGGATCAAATGCTGCTATAAATCTCTGTAATAGGTAATATGTGGTTCATTTGTTTGATCTCTATGGTATTAAACAGAACATGCATTCCTCTGTTATTGAGTTTAATTACAAACTTATGAACTTTATATTCCTATGTTATGGGAGGATGTGAATCTTTTCACCTCCAGATCATTGTACCTTATCCATGTTACCATTTATAATtcagttaatattttttttttcctgtgtCTGTCAATCTGATGATTACAAGAACTACATATAGTGGGATCTGAGATGTTTTAGTCCGGAAGTATCAGACTATGTATACATTACAAGTTAAGAACTTCCGCATTTAGTGTGCCACTGAATAATACCAGCTTTCAAAATACTCTGTCTTCCTTGTATGtgacatatattaaaatgcatGTCTTAATCCATGATGTTTTCGGTTGtgtatattgattaataaccAGGTTTGAGTTGTGAATGAGAATTCATGACTCATACATGGATTCTGAAATTTCAGAAATCCAATATGCTTGGCATAAAAATGCAGTTATGATGGGCAGGGGAACAACACAACTTGGACCATTCTACTTGTTACCAAAGGTCCATGCTAATCCATTCTACCTCCACAACTTGGACCATTCTACCAGAAAGTTGGTTAGTAATCACAGCAACATTGTGTAACCAAGGGTCCATGCTAATCCATCATCCATGCGGTATGCCTGGCCAACCATTTTAATAAGCAGCCTCTCATCACTCAAAGGCTTCGTTTGGCTCGTGCAATTATACACGATAGGACTCACTCTCATGCATAATTCGTTCTTTGATACATGTAAGTGCAATTATACAAAACAGAACTCACTCTCATGCATAATTCGTTCCTTGACACATGTAATAAGAGCCCGTCACAAAACAAAGTTGTAGTATACCAATTTATGGTAGTGTGATTATGAATCCCATCTCTAAACCACAATCCCACTTATCTTgctaatacaaaaaaaaatattattaaatgaagtATGTACAAATTGATCAATAtcaatgataatatattttaaatatttaatcttgtaatattgcatttatttcaTATGCTTATTTCTCGCTAAGGGGCTAATATTTATGTTTGTGCATTatgaaacaatattttcacaataataacaaattgagtatgaaaagaattaagtttttaatattcatttttttcacgAATACAAATCAACTAAGAAAttagaaacaataaaagatGAGCTATGAAATACTCATATGTTTTtcaataagataaaatttgagttacaaaataaatatgaaatataaaaaaaatgtgttgtGAGTCAACAAATATAGCATAATTGTATTAGTATGTCATGAATTTGGATTTTACCATAAAACATTTATATGTAGAGAAAGACATGagtaaaatattctttaagaaaaagttatcCTCTATCATCTTTTCACGTATTACCATGCCCATAGTCAATTTAATCAATTGTTAAAAAACTTGTCCTCAATTGTCTTTTTGCATATTATCTTGCCAATAGTCAATCTAATCAAACAATAGGTTGGTATGTTGCATGTGATATCATACTAGTTAATCCATCAAATCAAACATATGCttatgtatattaatataaattttcacgTGAGATCCTATTCTACTTAATATCGGCAACTTTCTTAGTTCTTGACAAGATGAAATCAGCAGATATGCAAAAACCAAACAACAGTAACAAAAATGTAGTTTCTAAATATAGCTTAACCCACTGATGTACATAGACAAAATCCACCATTTCTGAACATACTAATGAGTTCCCCAGAGATGggagagaagagaagaaaatcaaaagagaACTTGAGCAGAAGTTAAAACTATTCCAAACTAGACAGAACAGCTAAAAGTCCAGGAAGCCACTACATCTACCTAAATTTCATTCGCTTGGAGGCAGCGCTACTTGGTCCAGCCCTCGCCTTACCAGAAGCCTTCATCTTTCTTCTCCTTCGCTCATCCTCACTGTCTGACTCATTTCCCTTCTCCCGGTCTGCATTGCTAGCTTCCCTCTCCAACTCTTCCCATGTCTTGCCCTTCTCCTCCTCCGAGTCCTCCTCTGaatcttcctcttcctcttctgaTTCCACTAATGATTCACTGTCTGAATCATCATCTTCTGAGTCCGACTCAGGCTCAACATCCGATGGCTCATAACCTTGGTCTGACTCTGCTGAGTTCTCAGAATCAGAGTCTGTTGCTTCCAAGTTCAGAAATTCCCAGCCACCCTCTTCTATGAACTGCTGGGGGTCATCCATGATTGTCTTTAGTATAGGCCGCCAGTTGAGATTCAGCCTACTCTCATAATACTTAATGTCAGTAGTGTCAAGCCATTCCTTAATGCCATCAAGTGAGGAGGATGGGATGGAATCGATCCGCATCACATCACGCTTGAAGTCCTTGAAGACAATGGCCATGTCAAAGTTCTTCTGTGCGAGACCAACTCTTTCCAAGTTGACAATCTCAATATCACTTAATGATATCACCAGGAAAGGGGTCTCTATCAGCTCAACCAAACAGCTAGAGGTTGGAACAATGAAAGCCGATGCCTTATACGGTACACCATGGAAACCAAGTTCTCTCAGAGGCTGATCAAACTCCAAGTCAAGGCCCTTAAACTGGGCCTGCCCCCACAGATCATTCACCCGGTTTACAAAATGCTGGAAGTccatgtttattttgtttttccgATCTCTCTCCCTCTGTTCCTCCTCAATCTCATCTGGATCATAAGCAGATCTCTTCCCACCCCCAATATTTTGAACCATCTCCATCACCTCAACATAAAATTGAACATCCTTGGTTTTCTTGTTCCCAACCATAATGTGATTGTGGAGGTGAAAATGGAGAAGGGTGATCATTTCTTTCTCTGCTGGCTGGAAAAAAGCATGCTTTATGTTGCCATACATGATATCAACACGCTCATCTGCCCTTGAGGTTGAATACCGGAAACCATTCATGTGTGCTTCCAGTGTGCCAGTCAACTTTCTTGCACGGCCACCGAATGTGGGACGTATCCAGAGATCATGCAACCTTATTGGCTTAAATTTATTCCCTGCAAGTACAAGTTTCTCCTGTGTGACCAGAGTAGCCCTCTCAGCCCTTTCAGACTCCCTAGCCATAACATTACGCCTGAGTGTCTTAATAAGCTGCACCACTTCACTTATGTGCCTCGGGTCCTTGGAACGGAATGAAACCTCCTTCAAGTAAATAGCACCCTGATTCTTCAAGGAATTGGCATCATGTGGAGTGAAAGGGGTGCCCGGCACATTAAAGATGATACGAATATAACAATTTCGATTAGTGTCCTGCTGGCTTGAGACAGTCTTCACAGTAGCAACATGAAAAGGAACCATACTTCCATAGATGGGAAGTAGAATGGCCTCGTTCTTCTGGTCAACTTGAATCATCATTTCCCTAGGTGGGGGAAGTTCATTAACACTTTTATATGCAATTAGATCACTTGCCGCCCTTACGGCAGCTCGTCCATCTCCGCTACCAGATTCCACACCAGCAAGGCGTCGAGCAGTTTCTTCATTCTTCTGGCGTGCGAGTTCTGCCTGGTGCTGCTTCCGGAGTTCTTCCTTTGAGATCTCCCCATTATCTGACCTAAGTGTTGCTTTCGAGAATACAGCATCCTTTGCAATAGACTCTGGTTTCACTTTTGGctgctcttcttcttcttcatcttcattgAATGAGTAGGCAATATCTTTGACAGATTTTGAGCTAGCTGAAGTAGCAACATCACGGCCATCATCCGTTACAATAACTGTATCAGCAAGTAACAATGAGAAATTCTCGCTCTTCGGATTGCTTGTCTTTGCTTGCAGATTCTGNNNNNNNNNNNNNNNNNNNNNNNNNNNNNNNNNNNNNNNNNNNNNNNNNNNNNNNNNNNNNNNNNNNNNNNNNNNNNNNNNNNNNNNNNNNNNNNNNNNNNNNNNNNNNNNNNNNNNNNNNNNNNNNNNNNNNNNNNNNNNNNNNNNNNNNNNNNNNNNNNNNNNNNNNNNNNNNNNNNNNNNNNNNNNNNNNNNNNNNNNNNNNNNNNNNNNNNNNNNNNNNNNNNNNNNNNNNNNNNNNNNNNNNNNNNNNNNNNNNNNNNNNNNNNNNNNNNNNNNNNNNNNNNNNNNNNNNNNNNNNNNNNNNNNNNNNNNNNNNNNNNNNNNNNNNNNNNNNNNNNNNNNNNNNNNNNNNNNNNNNNNNNNNNNNNNNNNNNNNNNNNNNNNNNNNNNNNNNNNNNNNNNNNNNNNNNNNNNNNNNNNNCATTCTTTCATTCTTTGCATTAAGGCTCAACCCTGACTCACGGAACTCCAAACCAATGCCCGTCCCAGCAGATTTTGTCAGATTTGAGACCAACTCAGGAGCTTCCTTCTCTACTACAGCCACAGCAGCCTCATAAACAGAACTAATCCTGTTGCCAGGCTTCAGGGCAAGAATAGCTGCCTCATGAGCCTTAAGAAGAACCTCATAGGCCTTGCTCTGGACTGCGTTCGAGTCAATAAGATAAGTTCTTGCAACATTGGAACAGTAACTGTTATAGCGAGACCCAATTGCACAAATAATGACACTGGAAGAATCATAGTATAGATAATCATCATTGCTCGAAGCACTGGGCCGAAGATCAAAATTTCCACCGCTCTGAAAGATTGGAGGGTAACAGATATCTACATTCTCAGCCTTTAGTTTGACACCAATCTTGACAGGGTCCAGAATTGCCTTCTCTGTGTCATCCATAAGCAATGCATGTGTTACTTTCTTCTCCTCATCAATCACCTTTTCAACTTTTGGAACCACAAAGTTCTTCATCGCACAAGCAGTCAAGTATGCAGCTTTCTTTATACATGTAATCTCATTTTTGTCCTTCACAGCAAAAAGGTCAGACAAACCATTGGATATGTCACTCAGTGTGAGACCTGAACCCTTCAACTTATCAGTCCATATTTCCAGGAGTTTCCCCTCTGGGGCTTCTCTAGCTATATAACCAACTGTTGGGGCTGCATGATCCGACTTTGACTGGGAACGAATGGCACGGAGAATGGACTCCATTTGATTGCTCCCATTGTCATTTTTTGCCTTTACATGCATGACAACATCTACACCCACGGTCTCCTTAGCAGACTTTTTCACAACCTCAAGCAGCGATGCTTTCTTTTGGCTGCATAGGAAATGGATATGCTTGTCTCCAAAAACCATAATCGTCTCTGGAAATTCATAACCAAGCAACCAGATATTCAGAGCAGAGGACTTCAGATACCGCAAATCTTCTGAAGGAGGTGGTGTTGCCACAGCAAGGACATCAGATGAACCCCAATATTCATCTTTGTGTTGACTCCAGTGTGTGTACATAGCCTGCAAGCGCCTACTGAAGGTATTCAAGTCAATCGTGTATGCATTTCCTCCTGACGCATTGCCAGCTGGAGGCGGGCCATTTGCATTGCGTTTTTCAGCCATCATACACGTTCA encodes:
- the LOC105168992 gene encoding FACT complex subunit SPT16-like (The sequence of the model RefSeq protein was modified relative to this genomic sequence to represent the inferred CDS: added 42 bases not found in genome assembly); this encodes MMAEKRNANGPPPAGNASGGNAYTIDLNTFSRRLQAMYTHWSQHKDEYWGSSDVLAVATPPPSEDLRYLKSSALNIWLLGYEFPETIMVFGDKHIHFLCSQKKASLLEVVKKSAKETVGVDVVMHVKAKNDNGSNQMESILRAIRSQSKSDHAAPTVGYIAREAPEGKLLEIWTDKLKGSGLTLSDISNGLSDLFAVKDKNEITCIKKAAYLTACAMKNFVVPKVEKVIDEEKKVTHALLMDDTEKAILDPVKIGVKLKAENVDICYPPIFQSGGNFDLRPSASSNDDYLYYDSSSVIICAIGSRYNSYCSNVARTYLIDSNAVQSKAYEVLLKAHEAAILALKPGNRISSVYEAAVAVVEKEAPELVSNLTKSAGTGIGLEFRESGLSLNAKNERVLKAGMVFNVSLGFQNLQAKTSNPKSENFSLLLADTVIVTDDGRDVATSASSKSVKDIAYSFNEDEEEEEQPKVKPESIAKDAVFSKATLRSDNGEISKEELRKQHQAELARQKNEETARRLAGVESGSGDGRAAVRAASDLIAYKSVNELPPPREMMIQVDQKNEAILLPIYGSMVPFHVATVKTVSSQQDTNRNCYIRIIFNVPGTPFTPHDANSLKNQGAIYLKEVSFRSKDPRHISEVVQLIKTLRRNVMARESERAERATLVTQEKLVLAGNKFKPIRLHDLWIRPTFGGRARKLTGTLEAHMNGFRYSTSRADERVDIMYGNIKHAFFQPAEKEMITLLHFHLHNHIMVGNKKTKDVQFYVEVMEMVQNIGGGKRSAYDPDEIEEEQRERDRKNKINMDFQHFVNRVNDLWGQAQFKGLDLEFDQPLRELGFHGVPYKASAFIVPTSSCLVELIETPFLVISLSDIEIVNLERVGLAQKNFDMAIVFKDFKRDVMRIDSIPSSSLDGIKEWLDTTDIKYYESRLNLNWRPILKTIMDDPQQFIEEGGWEFLNLEATDSDSENSAESDQGYEPSDVEPESDSEDDDSDSESLVESEEEEEDSEEDSEEEKGKTWEELEREASNADREKGNESDSEDERRRRKMKASGKARAGPSSAASKRMKFR
- the LOC105168991 gene encoding FACT complex subunit SPT16-like, whose translation is MADHRNVKGNTNNAKASGSAANSYTINLENFSKRLKMLYSHWSEFKNDLWAGSEVLAVATPPPSEDLRYLKSSALNIWLIGYEFPDTIMVFMQKEIHFVCSQKKVSLLEVVKKPAKDAVGVEITMHVKAKNDNGTALMDSIFKAVRAESRLNGHDTPVFGYIAREAPEGNLLELWDEKLKSENFHLADVTNGFSDLFAVKDTAEITNVKKAAYLTSSVMKYFVVPKLEKIIDEEKKVSHSSLMDDTEKVILEPAKIKVKLKADNVDICYPPIFQSGGVFDLKPSASSNDDNLFYDSTSVIICAIGSRYNSYCSNVARTFLIDANSLQSKAYEVLLKAHDAAIATLKPGNKAGDVYLAALSVVEKEAPELAPNLTKSAGTGIGLEFRESGLSLNGKNDRILKTGMVFNVSLGFQNLQTETKNPKTQKFSVLLADTVIIGESAPEVVTSTSSKAVKDVAYSFNEDGEEEEPPKVKSTPNVSDTFSSKANLRSVNHEMSKEELRRQHQAALARRKNEETARRLAGGGSEGSNNGPVKPSGELIAYKNVNDLPPPRDFMIQVDQKNEAILLPIYGKMVPFHIATVKTVSSQQDTSRTCYIRIIFNVPGAPFSQHDPNLQKFHDSIYVKEVSFHSKDPRHISEVVQLIKTLRRQVASRESEKAERATLVTQEKLQLAGAKFKPIRLSDLWIRPVFGGRGRKLSGTLEAHTNGFRYATSRQDERVDIMFANVKHAFFQPAEKEMITLLHFHLHNHIMVGNKKTKDVQFYVEVMDVVQTIGGGKRSAYDPDEIEEEQRERDRKNKISLDFQNFVNRVNDLWGQPQFKPLDLEFDQPLRELGFHGVPHKSSAFIVPTSSCLVELIETPFVVITLSEIEIVNLERVGLGQKNFDMTIVFKDFKRDVMRIDSIPTSSLDGIKEWLDTTDLKYYESRLNLNWRQILKTITDDPEQFIEDGGWEFLNLEASDSDSENSQESDQGYVPSDVQSDSGSDDEDDDSESLVESEDDEEDDSDEDSEEDEGKTWEELEREASNADREKGNESDSEEDRKRRKMKALGKSRPPERRPGGSLPKKARFR